The genomic DNA CGCGAGCACGCTCGGGGCAGATCCGTCGACACCCACGACCAGGGGCAGCTCCATCGCGCCCACCGCCTTTCACCCGGACCACGGCGTCCTGCATCGCAGGGCGCCACCCGTCACCCTCGCACTCGCCACCGTCCGGGACGAGGGCCACCCGGCCCCGACACCTGCCCGCTCAGCCCCTGGGCCGCCGGGCACCGGAGCGGAACGCTCACGGTAACGCCGGAGAAAGAATGGCCTGGCTCCCGCGGAGAAGGCCTCCGGAGCGCCGCGCGTCCAACTGAAGGAGACGGTCATGGTTCCTCTCATTCTGATCGGCGCGACCGTACTGGGTGGCTGCCTGATCTTCGGCTACAGCTCGTTCGTCGTCGGCTTCCTGCTGATGGCGGCGGGAGTCATCGGGCTCATCACGTTCATGAGCACCCGGGGCGCTGTCCTGCGGCCGGGCGAGCGCGAGGCCGTCATCGAGGAACGGCACTACATCGGCAAGCACGACGACCACCGGAACTACCGGAGTTGACCGCACCAGCCCCGAAAGGATCGTTCGCCATGAATGAAGCGACGCCCGCGGTCCACCCCGCCCGGTTGACCGCGGACCTCGATCCGTCCCTGTCACGCTGGCTGTGGCTGGTGAAGTGGCTGCTCGCCGTCCCCCACTACGTCGTCCTGTTCTTCCTGTGGGTGGCGTTCGTGGGGACGAGCGTGGTGGCCTTCTTCTCGATTCTGTTCACCGGCCGCTACCCGCGCCCGCTGTTCGACTTCAACACCGGTGTACTGCGCTGGAGTTGGCGCGTGGCGTACTACGCGTACGGCGCCCTGGGCACCGACCGCTACCCGCCCTTCGCCCTCGCCGACGTGCCCGACTACCCGACGCACTGGGACGTTGCGTACCCGGAGCAGATGTCCCGCGGTCTGGTCCTGGTGAAGTGGTGGCTCCTGGCCGTTCCGCACTATCTGATCCTGGCGTTCCTGCTCGGCGGGCTGAAGGTGCCCTGGGCCTCCGGCGGCCTCATCGCGCTGCTCGCCGTGTTCGCCGGGGTCTCGCTGGCCGCCACCGGGCGCTACCCGCGCGGTCTGTTCGACCTGGTGATCGGGCTCAACCGGTGGGTGCTGCGCGTGGTCGCCTACGCGGCGCTCCTCACCGACGTCTACCCGCCGTTCCGGCTCGACCAGGGAGGTGACGAACCCGGAGTCGCGTCCTGAGCACGACACCCGTCCGGGCCCGGGCCTCAAGGCCCCGACGGCAAGGGCCTGTTGGTCCCGGACACGGCCCCGTCGGCCCACGCCACGGCCGCCGTGTCCGGGCCACCCTGGTGACAAGAGGCCGAACGGAGAGACTGCCATGACC from Streptomyces sp. NBC_01478 includes the following:
- a CDS encoding DUF4389 domain-containing protein, yielding MNEATPAVHPARLTADLDPSLSRWLWLVKWLLAVPHYVVLFFLWVAFVGTSVVAFFSILFTGRYPRPLFDFNTGVLRWSWRVAYYAYGALGTDRYPPFALADVPDYPTHWDVAYPEQMSRGLVLVKWWLLAVPHYLILAFLLGGLKVPWASGGLIALLAVFAGVSLAATGRYPRGLFDLVIGLNRWVLRVVAYAALLTDVYPPFRLDQGGDEPGVAS